A stretch of Alkalicella caledoniensis DNA encodes these proteins:
- a CDS encoding dicarboxylate/amino acid:cation symporter codes for MKKQLGITTKIFIGLILGLITGVLLYMLPQSTFKSDVIIDGLFFLVGQVFLRSILMMVVPLVFISLVNGSASMGDVKKLGRIGVKTVLFYLVTTAIAISIALALASVVNPGVGLDLSDIVTKEPIINERVPLVEVLIDMIPRNPVAALTNGNMLQIIVFAVFMGVGLSAMGEKAKPITGIFDILNDLMMKMVSYVMLIAPYGVFALIARTFATEGFDVMIPLLKYMLTVVAALLIHAVVTYGGMLKAFTGLSFGKFLKNFMPAVSVAFSTASSGATLPVTMEVAEDNLGVSKSIASFTLPLGATINMDGTAIMQGVATIFIAQVYGIDLTFSAILTVILTATLASIGTAGVPGVGLVMLSMVLSSIGLPVEGIALIMGIDRLLDMTRTAINITGDTVCTLIIAKSEGEFNQDIFDSEENSSNVSLQS; via the coding sequence ATGAAAAAGCAACTAGGTATAACAACTAAAATCTTTATTGGACTAATTTTAGGCTTAATAACTGGAGTGCTACTTTACATGCTCCCACAAAGTACATTTAAAAGTGATGTAATCATTGATGGATTGTTCTTTTTAGTAGGACAAGTATTCTTAAGATCTATTTTGATGATGGTGGTACCTTTAGTATTTATATCTTTGGTAAATGGATCAGCAAGCATGGGTGACGTAAAAAAGCTTGGTAGGATAGGAGTTAAGACTGTACTGTTCTATCTAGTGACAACGGCAATTGCTATTTCTATAGCCTTGGCACTGGCATCTGTAGTTAACCCCGGAGTAGGTCTAGACCTATCTGACATTGTGACAAAAGAACCTATTATAAATGAAAGGGTTCCATTAGTGGAAGTTTTAATTGATATGATTCCTAGAAACCCAGTGGCAGCATTAACTAACGGCAACATGCTTCAGATAATTGTTTTTGCAGTATTTATGGGTGTAGGACTTTCTGCAATGGGAGAAAAAGCAAAACCAATTACTGGGATTTTTGATATATTAAATGACTTAATGATGAAAATGGTTAGCTATGTTATGCTTATAGCACCCTATGGAGTTTTTGCCTTAATTGCTAGAACTTTTGCTACAGAGGGCTTTGATGTAATGATTCCACTGTTGAAGTATATGTTAACAGTAGTAGCAGCACTATTGATTCACGCTGTAGTGACCTATGGCGGTATGCTTAAGGCATTTACAGGCTTAAGCTTTGGAAAATTTCTGAAAAATTTCATGCCTGCAGTTTCAGTAGCCTTTTCCACAGCCAGTAGTGGTGCAACCCTTCCTGTTACAATGGAGGTAGCTGAAGATAACCTAGGAGTATCTAAAAGTATTGCTTCTTTCACCCTTCCATTAGGTGCTACCATCAATATGGATGGAACGGCAATTATGCAAGGTGTTGCTACAATTTTTATCGCTCAGGTATATGGTATAGATTTAACATTCTCCGCAATACTGACAGTGATTCTAACAGCAACACTGGCATCCATAGGTACAGCTGGTGTACCAGGGGTAGGTCTAGTAATGCTATCAATGGTACTTTCCTCAATAGGACTACCTGTAGAAGGTATCGCCCTTATAATGGGTATTGATAGACTACTAGATATGACAAGAACCGCAATAAACATCACAGGTGATACTGTATGTACACTGATTATCGCTAAATCAGAAGGAGAATTTAACCAAGATATATTCGATTCAGAAGAAAATTCCTCAAATGTTAGTTTGCAATCTTAA